The following coding sequences are from one Eucalyptus grandis isolate ANBG69807.140 chromosome 11, ASM1654582v1, whole genome shotgun sequence window:
- the LOC104441252 gene encoding protein NARROW LEAF 1 encodes MDRTRLDLAFQPSGSAQSEESALDLERNYCNHQNLLSSSPSPLQPFASGGQLSESNAAYFSWPTSSRLTDAAEGRANYFGNLQKGVLPETLGQLPMGQQATTLLELMTIRAFHSKILRRFSLGTAIGFRIRRGVLTNIPAILVFVARKVHKQWLSRIQCLPAALEGPGGVWCEVDVVEFSYYGAPAPTPKEQLYNELVDGLRGSDPCIGSGSQVASQETYGTLGAIVRSRTGNQQVGFLTNRHVAVDLDYPNQKMFHPLPPSLGPGVYLGAVERATSFITDDLWYGIFAANNPETFVRADGAFIPFAEDFNMNNVTTSVRGIGEVGEVNKIDLQSPIGSLIGRQVVKVGRSSGLTTGTIMAYALEYNDEKGICFFTDFLVVGENQQTFDLEGDSGSLILLTAPNGEKPCPVGIIWGGTANRGRLKLKVGQPPENWTSGVDLGRLLDLLELDLITTSEGLQAAVLEQRNASAGNVDSAVGESSPPSRHLFRDKTDENMEPFSLNNQQGNIEIDTCQGLHREFQIEDGIEATHSIEHQFISSCSARSPIHRSDQQENSELRNLSALASNADAEVTVSLQLGEPEPKRRKQLDFH; translated from the exons ATGGACAGAACAAGACTAGACTTGGCATTTCAGCCATCTGGATCGGCGCAGTCAGAGGAGTCAGCTCTAGATTTGGAAAGAAACTACTGCAATCATCAGAATTTGCTGTCTTCAAGTCCATCTCCTCTACAGCCTTTTGCCTCTGGTGGGCAGCTATCTGAAAGTAATGCTGCTTATTTCTCATGGCCTACTTCGAGCCGTCTGACAGATGCGGCAGAAGGTAGGGCAAACTATTTTGGGAACCTTCAAAAAGGGGTGCTTCCTGAAACTCTGGGTCAGTTGCCAATGGGGCAGCAAGCTACAACCTTGCTTGAACTGATGACCATTAGGGCATTCCACAGCAAGATTTTGCGTCGGTTTAGTCTTGGAACGGCCATTGGTTTTCGTATTCGACGTGGGGTTCTGACCAATATACCAGCAATTCTAGTCTTTGTTGCCCGAAAAGTTCACAAACAATGGCTCAGCCGCATCCAGTGTCTACCTGCAGCCCTTGAG GGGCCAGGAGGGGTATGGTGTGAGGTAGATGTTGTGGAATTTTCTTATTATGGTGCACCAGCACCTACTCCAAAAGAGCAGTTATACAATGAGCTTGTAGATGGCTTGCGGGGTAGCGATCCATGTATTGGCTCTGGTTCTCAG GTTGCAAGTCAAGAGACATATGGAACCCTGGGTGCTATAGTGAGAAGCCGCACTGGTAATCAACAAGTGGGTTTCCTGACAAATCGGCATGTGGCAGTAGATTTGGACTATCCAAATCAGAAAATGTTTCACCCTTTACCGCCTAGCCTTGGACCGGGTGTCTATCTTGGTGCTGTTGAGAGGGCTACATCTTTTATAACGGATGATCTATGGTATGGCATCTTTGCCGCTAACAATCCAG AAACATTTGTGCGAGCAGATGGGGCCTTCATTCCTTTTGCTGAGGATTTTAATATGAACAATGTGACTACATCCGTTAGAGGAATTGGTGAGGTTGGTGAAGTTAACAAGATTGACTTGCAGTCCCCAATTGGCAGTCTCATTGGAAGGCAGGTGGTCAAAGTTGGAAGAAGCTCTGGTTTGACCACCGGAACAATCATGGCATATGCCCTTGAATAcaatgatgaaaaaggaatatgtTTCTTCACTGATTTTCTCGTAGTTGGGGAGAACCAGCAGACATTTGATCTTGAAGGTGATAGTGGAAGCCTCATTCTCTTAACTGCTCCTAATGGCGAGAAGCCGTGTCCAGTGGGGATCATATGGGGAGGAACAGCTAATCGGGGGCGCCTAAAGTTAAAGGTTGGCCAACCTCCTGAGAATTGGACTAGCGGAGTTGATCTGGGGCGTCTTCTTGATCTTCTTGAGCTCGATCTCATTACAACCAGTGAAGGTCTTCAAG CTGCGGTGTTGGAACAAAGAAATGCTTCTGCAGGAAACGTGGATTCAGCAGTGGGAGAATCATCTCCTCCTTCTAGGCATCTTTTCAGAGACAAAACTGATGAAAACATGGAGCCTTTCAGCTTGAACAACCAACAGGGCAACATCGAAATTGACACCTGCCAAGGTCTGCACAGAGAATTTCAAATAGAAGATGGGATTGAAGCAACCCACAGCATTGAACATCAGTTCATATCGAGCTGTTCTGCAAGATCGCCTATCCATCGGAGCGACCAGCAGGAGAACTCCGAACTCAGGAACCTGTCGGCTTTAGCAAGTAATGCCGACGCGGAGGTCACTGTTTCATTGCAGCTGGGAGAGCCCGAGCCAAAGAGGAGAAAGCAGTTGGATTTTCATTAG